The Rhinolophus ferrumequinum isolate MPI-CBG mRhiFer1 chromosome 4, mRhiFer1_v1.p, whole genome shotgun sequence genome has a window encoding:
- the SLITRK5 gene encoding SLIT and NTRK-like protein 5 isoform X1, with translation MGPRDVRRGGKMHTCCPPVTLEQDLHRKMHSWMLQTLAFALTSLVLSCAETIDYYGEICDNACPCEEKDGILTVSCENRGIISLSEISPPRFPVYHLLLSGNLLNRLYPNEFVNYTGASILHLGSNVIQDIETGAFHGLRGLRRLHLNNNKLELLRDDIFLGLESLEYLQVDYNYISVIEPNAFGKLHLLQVLILNDNLLSSLPNNLFRFVPLTHLDLRGNRLKLLPYVGLLQHMDKVVELQLEENPWNCSCELISLKDWLDSISYSALVGDVVCETPFRLHGRDLDEVSKQELCPRKLISDYEMRPQTPLSTTGYLHTTPASVNSVATSSSAVYKPPLKPPKGTRQPNKPRVRPTSRQPTKDLSYSNYGPSIAYQTKSPVPLECPTECSCNLQISDLGLNVNCQERKIESIAELQPKPYNPKKMYLTENYIAVVRRSDFLEATGLDLLHLGNNRISMIQDHAFGDLTNLRRLYLNGNRIERLSPELFFGLQSLQYLFLQYNLIREIQSGTFDPVPNLQLLFLNNNLLQTMPSGVFSGLTLLRLNLRSNHFTSLPVSGVLDQLKSLIQIDLHDNPWDCTCAVVGMKLWVEQLKVGVLVDEVICKAPKKFAETDMRSIKSELLCPDYSDVGVSTPTPSSIQVPARTSAVTPALRLNSTGTPAGLGTGGGASSVPLSVLILSLLLVFIMSVFVAAGLFVLVMKRRKKNPSDHTSTNNSDVSSFNMQYSVYSGGGSTGGHPHAHVHHRGPALPKVKTPAGHVYEYIPHPLGHMCKNPIYRSREGNSVEDYKDLHELKVTYSSNHHLQQQQQPPPPPQPQQQPPPQLQLQPGEEERRESHHLRSPAYSVSTIEPREDLLSPVQDADRFYRGILEPDKHCSTTPAGNSLPEYPKFPCSPAAYTFSPNYDLRRPHQYLHPGAGDSRLREPVLYSPPSAVFVEPNRNEYLELKAKLNVEPDYLEVLEKQTTFSQF, from the exons ATGGGCCCTAGAGATGTGAGACGGG GAGGTAAAATGCACACTTGCTGTCCCCCAGTAACTTTGGAACAGGACCTTCACAGAAAAATGCATAGCTGGATGCTGCAGACTCTAGCGTTTGCTCTAACATCTCTCGTCCTTTCGTGTGCAGAAACCATCGATTATTATGGGGAAATCTGTGACAATGCATGTCCTTGTGAGGAAAAGGACGGCATTTTAACTGTGAGCTGTGAAAACCGAGGGATCATCAGCCTCTCTGAAATCAGCCCTCCCCGTTTCCCAGTGTACCATCTCTTGTTGTCTGGAAACCTTTTGAACCGCCTGTATCCCAATGAGTTTGTCAATTACACTGGGGCTTCAATTTTGCATCTGGGTAGCAACGTTATCCAGGACATTGAGACGGGGGCTTTCCATGGGCTTCGGGGTTTAAGGAGATTGcatttaaacaataataaactGGAACTTCTGCGTGATGATATATTCCTTGGCTTGGAGAGCCTGGAGTACCTACAGGTCGATTATAATTACATTAGTGTCATTGAACCCAATGCTTTTGGGAAACTGCATTTGTTGCAGGTGCTTATCCTCAATGACAATCTCTTGTCCAGTTTACCCAACAACCTTTTCCGTTTTGTGCCCTTAACGCACTTGGACCTGCGGGGGAACCGGCTGAAACTTCTGCCCTATGTGGGGCTGTTGCAACACATGGATAAAGTTGTGGAGTTACAGCTGGAGGAAAACCCCTGGAACTGCTCCTGTGAGCTGATCTCTCTGAAGGATTGGTTGGATAGTATCTCCTACTCGGCCCTGGTGGGGGATGTGGTTTGTGAGACCCCCTTCCGCTTACATGGCCGGGATTTGGACGAGGTGTCCAAGCAGGAACTTTGCCCAAGGAAACTTATTTCAGACTATGAGATGAGGCCGCAGACGCCTTTGAGCACCACGGGGTATTTACACACCACCCCGGCCTCAGTAAATTCCGTGGCCACTTCTTCCTCTGCTGTTTACAAACCCCCCTTGAAGCCCCCTAAGGGGACCCGCCAACCCAACAAGCCCAGGGTGCGCCCCACCTCTAGGCAACCCACTAAGGACTTGAGCTACAGCAACTATGGCCCCAGCATCGCCTACCAGACCAAATCTCCGGTGCCTTTGGAGTGCCCCACCGAGTGCTCTTGCAACCTGCAAATCTCAGATCTAGGCCTCAACGTCAACTGCCAGGAGCGCAAGATCGAGAGCATCGCAGAGCTGCAACCTAAACCCTACAACCCCAAGAAAATGTATCTGACGGAGAATTACATCGCCGTGGTGCGCAGGAGCGACTTCCTGGAGGCCACGGGGCTGGACCTCCTACATCTGGGTAACAACCGCATCTCCATGATCCAGGACCATGCCTTTGGGGATCTCACCAACCTGAGGCGCCTCTACCTAAATGGCAACCGGATTGAGAGGCTGAGCCCAGAGTTGTTCTTTGGCCTGCAGAGCCTGCAGTATCTCTTCCTCCAATATAATCTCATTCGAGAGATTCAGTCTGGGACTTTCGATCCCGTCCCAAACCTCCAGCTGCTATTCCTGAATAACAATCTCCTGCAGACCATGCCCTCAGGCGTCTTCTCAGGCCTGACCCTCCTCAGGCTCAACCTGAGAAGTAACCACTTCACCTCCTTGCCAGTGAGTGGAGTTCTGGACCAGCTGAAGTCACTCATCCAAATCGACCTGCACGACAACCCTTGGGATTGTACCTGCGCCGTGGTGGGCATGAAACTGTGGGTCGAGCAGCTCAAAGTGGGTGTCTTGGTGGACGAGGTCATCTGCAAGGCGCCGAAGAAATTTGCTGAGACAGATATGCGCTCCATTAAGTCGGAGCTACTCTGCCCAGACTACTCGGACGTTGGGGTTTCCACGCCCACGCCCTCCTCCATCCAGGTCCCGGCGAGAACCAGCGCAGTGACGCCCGCCTTGCGGTTGAACAGCACTGGAACCCCCGCGGGCTTGGGCACCGGTGGAGGGGCGTCGTCTGTGCCCTTGTCGGTGTTGATCCTTAGCCTGCTGCTGGTTTTCATCATGTCGGTCTTCGTGGCCGCCGGGCTCTTCGTGCTGGTTATGAAGCGCAGGAAGAAGAACCCGAGCGACCACACCAGCACCAACAATTCCGACGTGAGCTCCTTCAACATGCAGTACAGCGTGtacagcggcggcggcagcactGGCGGCCACCCGCACGCGCACGTGCACCACCGCGGGCCCGCGCTGCCCAAGGTGAAGACCCCCGCGGGCCACGTGTATGAGTACATCCCCCATCCGCTGGGCCACATGTGCAAAAACCCCATCTACCGCTCCCGAGAGGGCAACTCCGTGGAGGATTACAAAGACCTGCACGAGCTCAAGGTCACCTACAGCAGCAACCAccacctgcagcagcagcagcagccgccgccgccgccgcagccccagcagcagcccccgccccagctgcagctgcagccgggggaggaggagaggcggGAAAGCCACCACTTGCGGAGTCCTGCCTATAGCGTTAGCACCATCGAGCCCCGGGAGGACCTGCTGTCGCCGGTGCAGGACGCCGACCGCTTTTACAGGGGCATTTTAGAACCAGACAAACACTGCTCCACCACCCCCGCCGGCAATAGCCTCCCGGAATATCCTAAATTCCCGTGCAGCCCTGCTGCTTATACGTTCTCCCCCAACTATGACCTGAGACGCCCCCATCAGTATTTGCATCCGGGGGCAGGGGACAGCAGGCTGCGGGAACCGGTGCTTTACAGCCCCCCCAGTGCTGTCTTTGTAGAACCCAACCGGAACGAATATCTGGAgttaaaagcaaaactaaacgtTGAGCCGGACTACCTCGAAGTGCTGGAAAAACAGACCACTTTTAGCCAGTTCTGA
- the SLITRK5 gene encoding SLIT and NTRK-like protein 5 isoform X2, whose amino-acid sequence MHTCCPPVTLEQDLHRKMHSWMLQTLAFALTSLVLSCAETIDYYGEICDNACPCEEKDGILTVSCENRGIISLSEISPPRFPVYHLLLSGNLLNRLYPNEFVNYTGASILHLGSNVIQDIETGAFHGLRGLRRLHLNNNKLELLRDDIFLGLESLEYLQVDYNYISVIEPNAFGKLHLLQVLILNDNLLSSLPNNLFRFVPLTHLDLRGNRLKLLPYVGLLQHMDKVVELQLEENPWNCSCELISLKDWLDSISYSALVGDVVCETPFRLHGRDLDEVSKQELCPRKLISDYEMRPQTPLSTTGYLHTTPASVNSVATSSSAVYKPPLKPPKGTRQPNKPRVRPTSRQPTKDLSYSNYGPSIAYQTKSPVPLECPTECSCNLQISDLGLNVNCQERKIESIAELQPKPYNPKKMYLTENYIAVVRRSDFLEATGLDLLHLGNNRISMIQDHAFGDLTNLRRLYLNGNRIERLSPELFFGLQSLQYLFLQYNLIREIQSGTFDPVPNLQLLFLNNNLLQTMPSGVFSGLTLLRLNLRSNHFTSLPVSGVLDQLKSLIQIDLHDNPWDCTCAVVGMKLWVEQLKVGVLVDEVICKAPKKFAETDMRSIKSELLCPDYSDVGVSTPTPSSIQVPARTSAVTPALRLNSTGTPAGLGTGGGASSVPLSVLILSLLLVFIMSVFVAAGLFVLVMKRRKKNPSDHTSTNNSDVSSFNMQYSVYSGGGSTGGHPHAHVHHRGPALPKVKTPAGHVYEYIPHPLGHMCKNPIYRSREGNSVEDYKDLHELKVTYSSNHHLQQQQQPPPPPQPQQQPPPQLQLQPGEEERRESHHLRSPAYSVSTIEPREDLLSPVQDADRFYRGILEPDKHCSTTPAGNSLPEYPKFPCSPAAYTFSPNYDLRRPHQYLHPGAGDSRLREPVLYSPPSAVFVEPNRNEYLELKAKLNVEPDYLEVLEKQTTFSQF is encoded by the coding sequence ATGCACACTTGCTGTCCCCCAGTAACTTTGGAACAGGACCTTCACAGAAAAATGCATAGCTGGATGCTGCAGACTCTAGCGTTTGCTCTAACATCTCTCGTCCTTTCGTGTGCAGAAACCATCGATTATTATGGGGAAATCTGTGACAATGCATGTCCTTGTGAGGAAAAGGACGGCATTTTAACTGTGAGCTGTGAAAACCGAGGGATCATCAGCCTCTCTGAAATCAGCCCTCCCCGTTTCCCAGTGTACCATCTCTTGTTGTCTGGAAACCTTTTGAACCGCCTGTATCCCAATGAGTTTGTCAATTACACTGGGGCTTCAATTTTGCATCTGGGTAGCAACGTTATCCAGGACATTGAGACGGGGGCTTTCCATGGGCTTCGGGGTTTAAGGAGATTGcatttaaacaataataaactGGAACTTCTGCGTGATGATATATTCCTTGGCTTGGAGAGCCTGGAGTACCTACAGGTCGATTATAATTACATTAGTGTCATTGAACCCAATGCTTTTGGGAAACTGCATTTGTTGCAGGTGCTTATCCTCAATGACAATCTCTTGTCCAGTTTACCCAACAACCTTTTCCGTTTTGTGCCCTTAACGCACTTGGACCTGCGGGGGAACCGGCTGAAACTTCTGCCCTATGTGGGGCTGTTGCAACACATGGATAAAGTTGTGGAGTTACAGCTGGAGGAAAACCCCTGGAACTGCTCCTGTGAGCTGATCTCTCTGAAGGATTGGTTGGATAGTATCTCCTACTCGGCCCTGGTGGGGGATGTGGTTTGTGAGACCCCCTTCCGCTTACATGGCCGGGATTTGGACGAGGTGTCCAAGCAGGAACTTTGCCCAAGGAAACTTATTTCAGACTATGAGATGAGGCCGCAGACGCCTTTGAGCACCACGGGGTATTTACACACCACCCCGGCCTCAGTAAATTCCGTGGCCACTTCTTCCTCTGCTGTTTACAAACCCCCCTTGAAGCCCCCTAAGGGGACCCGCCAACCCAACAAGCCCAGGGTGCGCCCCACCTCTAGGCAACCCACTAAGGACTTGAGCTACAGCAACTATGGCCCCAGCATCGCCTACCAGACCAAATCTCCGGTGCCTTTGGAGTGCCCCACCGAGTGCTCTTGCAACCTGCAAATCTCAGATCTAGGCCTCAACGTCAACTGCCAGGAGCGCAAGATCGAGAGCATCGCAGAGCTGCAACCTAAACCCTACAACCCCAAGAAAATGTATCTGACGGAGAATTACATCGCCGTGGTGCGCAGGAGCGACTTCCTGGAGGCCACGGGGCTGGACCTCCTACATCTGGGTAACAACCGCATCTCCATGATCCAGGACCATGCCTTTGGGGATCTCACCAACCTGAGGCGCCTCTACCTAAATGGCAACCGGATTGAGAGGCTGAGCCCAGAGTTGTTCTTTGGCCTGCAGAGCCTGCAGTATCTCTTCCTCCAATATAATCTCATTCGAGAGATTCAGTCTGGGACTTTCGATCCCGTCCCAAACCTCCAGCTGCTATTCCTGAATAACAATCTCCTGCAGACCATGCCCTCAGGCGTCTTCTCAGGCCTGACCCTCCTCAGGCTCAACCTGAGAAGTAACCACTTCACCTCCTTGCCAGTGAGTGGAGTTCTGGACCAGCTGAAGTCACTCATCCAAATCGACCTGCACGACAACCCTTGGGATTGTACCTGCGCCGTGGTGGGCATGAAACTGTGGGTCGAGCAGCTCAAAGTGGGTGTCTTGGTGGACGAGGTCATCTGCAAGGCGCCGAAGAAATTTGCTGAGACAGATATGCGCTCCATTAAGTCGGAGCTACTCTGCCCAGACTACTCGGACGTTGGGGTTTCCACGCCCACGCCCTCCTCCATCCAGGTCCCGGCGAGAACCAGCGCAGTGACGCCCGCCTTGCGGTTGAACAGCACTGGAACCCCCGCGGGCTTGGGCACCGGTGGAGGGGCGTCGTCTGTGCCCTTGTCGGTGTTGATCCTTAGCCTGCTGCTGGTTTTCATCATGTCGGTCTTCGTGGCCGCCGGGCTCTTCGTGCTGGTTATGAAGCGCAGGAAGAAGAACCCGAGCGACCACACCAGCACCAACAATTCCGACGTGAGCTCCTTCAACATGCAGTACAGCGTGtacagcggcggcggcagcactGGCGGCCACCCGCACGCGCACGTGCACCACCGCGGGCCCGCGCTGCCCAAGGTGAAGACCCCCGCGGGCCACGTGTATGAGTACATCCCCCATCCGCTGGGCCACATGTGCAAAAACCCCATCTACCGCTCCCGAGAGGGCAACTCCGTGGAGGATTACAAAGACCTGCACGAGCTCAAGGTCACCTACAGCAGCAACCAccacctgcagcagcagcagcagccgccgccgccgccgcagccccagcagcagcccccgccccagctgcagctgcagccgggggaggaggagaggcggGAAAGCCACCACTTGCGGAGTCCTGCCTATAGCGTTAGCACCATCGAGCCCCGGGAGGACCTGCTGTCGCCGGTGCAGGACGCCGACCGCTTTTACAGGGGCATTTTAGAACCAGACAAACACTGCTCCACCACCCCCGCCGGCAATAGCCTCCCGGAATATCCTAAATTCCCGTGCAGCCCTGCTGCTTATACGTTCTCCCCCAACTATGACCTGAGACGCCCCCATCAGTATTTGCATCCGGGGGCAGGGGACAGCAGGCTGCGGGAACCGGTGCTTTACAGCCCCCCCAGTGCTGTCTTTGTAGAACCCAACCGGAACGAATATCTGGAgttaaaagcaaaactaaacgtTGAGCCGGACTACCTCGAAGTGCTGGAAAAACAGACCACTTTTAGCCAGTTCTGA